Within Serratia odorifera, the genomic segment AGTCGCTGGCGTCACGGCTTTCACCCTGCTCTGCCAACGATTCCTGCAGGTGCATGCCGGCGGAACGGCCGAACACCACCAGATCCAGCAGCGAGTTACCGCCCAGACGGTTGGCGCCGTGTACCGATACGCAGGCGATTTCACCCACAGCGAACAGCCCCGGAATCACGACGTCTTCACCTTTTTCGTTCACCGTCAGCGCCTGACCGGTCACTTTGGTCGGAATACCGCCCATCATATAGTGGCAGGTCGGGATAACCGGGATCGGTTCTTTAACCGGATCGACGTGAGCAAAGGTACGCGACAGCTCGAGAATGCCCGGCAGGCGAGATTCCAGCACGTCCTTACCGAGGTGATCCAGTTTCAGCTTGGCATGCGGACCCCATGGACCCTCGCAGCCGCGGCCTTCGCGGATTTCGATCATGATCGAACGGGCAACCACGTCGCGACCCGCCAGATCCTTGGCGTTTGGCGCATAACGCTCCATAAAGCGCTCGCCGTGCTTGTTCAGCAGGTAGCCACCTTCGCCGCGGCAACCTTCGGTAACCAGTACCCCGGCTCCGGCGATGCCGGTTGGGTGGAACTGCCACATTTCCATATCCTGCACTGGCACGCCGGCACGAATAGCCATGCCGACACCATCGCCGGTATTGATGTGGGCGTTGGTAGTGGACTGGTAAATACGGCCCGCACCGCCGGTGGCCAGCACGGTCGCCTTGGCCTTGAAGTACACCACTTCGCCGGTTTCAATACAGATGGCGGTAGTGCCCACCACCGCGCCATCCTGGTTTTTGACCAGATCAAGCGCGTACCACTCGGAAAAGATGGTGGTGTGATTCTTCAGGTTCTGTTGATACAGGGTGTGGAGCAGCGCATGACCGGTACGGTCAGCCGCCGCCGCGGTACGTGCCGCCTGCTCGCCGCCGAAGTTCAGCGACTGGCCACCGAATGGACGTTGGTAAATGCGGCCATCGTCCAGGCGGGAAAACGGCAAGCCCATGTGTTCCAGTTCCAGAATCGCTTCCGGGCCGGTTTTACACATATATTCAATGGCGTCCTGGTCACCGATGTAATCGGAGCCTTTCACCGTATCGTACATATGCCATTCCCAGTTGTCCTCGTGGCTGTTACCCAGCGCAACGGTGATACCGCCCTGGGCAGACACGGTATGGGAACGGGTCGGGAATACTTTTGACAGCAGGGCACAGGTTGAGCCCGCTTGGGAAATTTGCAGTGCCGCGCGCATACCTGCGCCGCCTGCACCGATAACCACTGCATCAAACTCTCTGACTGGCAGTTTCATTGTTTACGCACCCCACACTACGATTGTTCCGTACAGTAAATAGACCAGCAACGCGACGACAATCGCCAGTTGCAGCATCAGGCGTAACGCCAGTGGCTTGATATAGTCCGTCAGCACCTGCCACATACCGATCCAGGCGTGCACCAGAATCGACAACAGCGTTAACAGGGTGAATACTTTCGTAATGCTGGTTGCGAAGAAACCGCGCCAGATTTCATAGGTCATGTCCGGAGCCGTGGCAACAAAGCCCAGGATATAGAGAACATACAGGGTGATGACGATGGCGGAAGCACGCAGTAACAACCAGTCGTGTACGCCGTTACGTCCTAATGCAGAAACATTGCTTACCATACGAGGACTCCAGCCAGAATTGACAGCACGGCGGTCAGAACGAACGCCACCTGGGCAGAACGCTGGCCAGCGGCTAAACTCTCTTCGATATAGCCAAAATCCATTAACAAGTGACGAATGCCACCGCAAATGTGATAGGCCAACGCAGTGAGGATCCCCCAGAAGATGAATTTGACGAAGAAGCTATTCATGATGGCGGCAGCCTGCAGGAAACCCTCTTGGGAGGAGAGTGACATGCCCAGCAGCCAGAGGAGGATACCCACGGCAACGAAGGTAATTACGCCAGAGACTCGGTGTAAGATGGACGCTATCGCAGTTACGGGAAACCGGATCGTTTGCAGATCCAGGTTGACAGGTCTTTGTTTTTTCACGGTTTTGCCCACACAGCTCTTATTATTTTCCTTCCTCCGGGCCTGGGTGGGGATCAGACAGCGTTAAGAGCCAAAACCCTTACACGTCACGCGCTCAAACATCAACATCCTCTGTGCTTAAACGGCGCGTAGTTATAACGCTGGGTGCTCCTACTTCAGGGTAATCCGGAGACCTGGCGGCAGTATAGGAGGATCACATTCTGATTACAATTCCCGTACAATCCCTTTGATAACATTTCCCCCGAACAGTGATTTAGATCACGATTTTCACAATTGGTACAAAATTAATTATCTGATTTGACAAGAGATCAACATTTCCATTACATATAGGGGCACAAACGGTCCTATGATGCGCTATAGGTCAGCAGATACACTTCCCCCTACGCACAAGTTATGCAACAGTGTATTTGGTTAAAACCCCCGAACACGTCGTAGGTAATGATTAACAGAAAATAACGAATTCAACGAATCGTTAACAACTGGTCACCCGTCTCGTTCGCCTGGTCAAACCCAATGGATGTCACATTGTAGCCAGGAGGCAAGCGTATGTCCCCGACTGCCTGAACGGCATACACCATCGGGGTCGGCACGCGGCCACACCGCTGCGACATGAATGACGAACGGTTTGACACTCTGTACCCTACCAGCGCAATTGCGCAGTCGCTCACAGAGTTGGCGCCGGTTTTGCTCATTTGTGGGCAACTGGCGGAGATTTAAGGTATTTCAGTTGTTAGAGGTTTTTAAAATAAGGCGCTAAGGAGACTGTAAATGACTGATAAGAAAGCGACGCTAACCATCAATGGCGGCGAAGCTCCGATCGAACTGGGCGTACTAACCCCAACGCTGGGTCCCGATGTCCTCGACGTCCGCGCCCTGGGTTCCAAAGGTTATTTCACATTCGATCCCGGCTTTACCTCCACCGCTTCTTGCGAATCCAAAATCACCTTCATTGACGGTGACAAAGGTGTTCTTCTGCACCGTGGCTTCCCGATCGAGCAGCTGGCGAAACAATCTTCTTATCTGGAAGTGTGTTACATCCTGCTGTACGGCGAAACTCCAACGCCGGAAGAGTTCGAAACCTTCAAGACCACCGTCACCCGCCACACCATGATCCACGATCAGATCACCCATCTGTTCCGTGGCTTCCGTCGCGACTCGCACCCCATGGCGGTGCTGTGTGGCGTAACCGGCGCGCTGGCGGCGTTCTACCACGATGCGCTCGACGTCAACAATGAACGCCACCGTGAAATTACCGCATTCCGCCTGCTGTCCAAAATGCCGACCGTGGCGGCGATGTGTTACAAATACTCTCTTGGCCAGCCGTTCGTGTATCCGCGCAACGATCTGTCTTATGCCGGTAACTTCCTGCACATGATGTTCGCCACCCCGTGTGAAGAGTACGTGGTGAACCCGGTGCTGGAACGCGCCATGGATCGCATCCTGATCCTGCATGCCGATCACGAGCAGAACGCGTCCACCTCTACCGTGCGTACCGCCGGTTCCTCAGGCGCCAACCCGTTTGCCTGCATCGCGGCCGGTATTGCTTCCCTGTGGGGGCCGGCGCACGGTGGCGCCAACGAAGCCGCACTGAAGATGCTGGAAGAAATCAAAACCGTTGAACACATTCCAGAGTTCATCAAGCGCGCCAAAGACAAGAACGATTCGTTCCGTCTGATGGGCTTCGGCCACCGGGTGTACAAAAATTACGATCCGCGCGCCACGGTGATGCGTGAAACCTGTCACGAAGTGCTGAAAGAACTGAACAAGAAAGACGATAACCTGCTGGCCGTGGCGATGGAGCTGGAACACATCGCGCTGAACGACCCGTACTTCATCGAGAAGAAACTGTACCCGAACGTCGACTTCTATTCAGGCATTATTCTGAAGGCAATGGGCATTCCGTCCTCGATGTTCACCGTGATCTTCGCCATCGCGCGTACCATAGGCTGGATCGCCCACTGGAACGAAATGCACGACGAAGGCATCAAGATCGCCCGTCCGCGCCAGCTGTATACCGGCTACGCCGAGCGTGATTTCAATTCTCAATTGAAGAAATAACGCCGCATTGACCCAGATTGAATCT encodes:
- the sdhA gene encoding succinate dehydrogenase flavoprotein subunit, with product MKLPVREFDAVVIGAGGAGMRAALQISQAGSTCALLSKVFPTRSHTVSAQGGITVALGNSHEDNWEWHMYDTVKGSDYIGDQDAIEYMCKTGPEAILELEHMGLPFSRLDDGRIYQRPFGGQSLNFGGEQAARTAAAADRTGHALLHTLYQQNLKNHTTIFSEWYALDLVKNQDGAVVGTTAICIETGEVVYFKAKATVLATGGAGRIYQSTTNAHINTGDGVGMAIRAGVPVQDMEMWQFHPTGIAGAGVLVTEGCRGEGGYLLNKHGERFMERYAPNAKDLAGRDVVARSIMIEIREGRGCEGPWGPHAKLKLDHLGKDVLESRLPGILELSRTFAHVDPVKEPIPVIPTCHYMMGGIPTKVTGQALTVNEKGEDVVIPGLFAVGEIACVSVHGANRLGGNSLLDLVVFGRSAGMHLQESLAEQGESRDASDSDVEASLDRLNRWNNTRSGEDPVEIRKALQSCMQHNFSVFREGDAMAKGLEELKVIRERLKNARLDDTSSEFNTQRIECLELDNLMETAFSTAVSANFRTESRGAHSRFDYPERDDANWLCHSLYLPQSESMTRREVNMQPTLRPAFPPKVRSY
- a CDS encoding citrate synthase, which encodes MTDKKATLTINGGEAPIELGVLTPTLGPDVLDVRALGSKGYFTFDPGFTSTASCESKITFIDGDKGVLLHRGFPIEQLAKQSSYLEVCYILLYGETPTPEEFETFKTTVTRHTMIHDQITHLFRGFRRDSHPMAVLCGVTGALAAFYHDALDVNNERHREITAFRLLSKMPTVAAMCYKYSLGQPFVYPRNDLSYAGNFLHMMFATPCEEYVVNPVLERAMDRILILHADHEQNASTSTVRTAGSSGANPFACIAAGIASLWGPAHGGANEAALKMLEEIKTVEHIPEFIKRAKDKNDSFRLMGFGHRVYKNYDPRATVMRETCHEVLKELNKKDDNLLAVAMELEHIALNDPYFIEKKLYPNVDFYSGIILKAMGIPSSMFTVIFAIARTIGWIAHWNEMHDEGIKIARPRQLYTGYAERDFNSQLKK
- the sdhC gene encoding succinate dehydrogenase cytochrome b556 subunit, encoding MGKTVKKQRPVNLDLQTIRFPVTAIASILHRVSGVITFVAVGILLWLLGMSLSSQEGFLQAAAIMNSFFVKFIFWGILTALAYHICGGIRHLLMDFGYIEESLAAGQRSAQVAFVLTAVLSILAGVLVW
- the sdhD gene encoding succinate dehydrogenase membrane anchor subunit; the encoded protein is MVSNVSALGRNGVHDWLLLRASAIVITLYVLYILGFVATAPDMTYEIWRGFFATSITKVFTLLTLLSILVHAWIGMWQVLTDYIKPLALRLMLQLAIVVALLVYLLYGTIVVWGA